Part of the Pelobates fuscus isolate aPelFus1 chromosome 12, aPelFus1.pri, whole genome shotgun sequence genome, gcccgagatctattggactgggagaagacctccgccaaCTTGTGTCAGCCACAGAGCATGGACGCAgaacgggaaaactgggtggcctacagctgggaaaacgcggccgaggtaccccctgcttcactaccagctgcagaagtaggggacctcatagactggtcctggagagacccacggatggcaggtggagatgggaccgagatctctctaccggccctacagggatgctgggcagtcgggccagatccccagcggcagagtacatTACAGGGAGGAGACAGCACATTATTGGaaagggagacagtcggtctcacttcccagcagcagagtgaattacaggaaggggagacagtcggtccccctctcCAGCATCGGAGagtgtgtcagggagaggagcatccttcaacggaggtacccagtcggggtgcccgtcgattcGTTACACCCGCCTTCGTGCCTTTAATAAAGTTTGGAGTTTAATGAGGGGTTAAGAACCAAactaaggggttaagaaccaaacttctggaataaaagggaatcatgacatgtcacacatatcatgtgtccttaaggtgttaataattacataaaacaatttatattaaaatccCAAAAGGTTTTCACACCCAGACATGTTCGTTTAGTTCTTAAGAAAAGTGCCAACTTGTGtctgtttttggtttgtttttttactgataGCTATTGTAGTGTACTGCATGTTTGCACTTACTGTATATTACTTGCCATGCACCAAGCATAGTGATAAGTTCAGCCTCCCGCAACTTGAAAAACCAGTAATCCACACACCCTACAATCATACTGCAGATCCTTTAAAACATTCTCCTTTCTGTATTTgaaagaaccagagaaggatgaaTACACTGCCGAATTGGCAATTTCAGAACCGGTCGTAGCACACTTGTACAATACAGTCATTCTATATCCGACAGGACAGATGTTCCCAAAGCACAGACTTTTCTTCTTTAAATTTTCACATCCAAAAGAAAACTGATGttattggataaaaaaaaacagtatatgcaGTCCTAATGTTCCCCTCCCATCCATTCTTACACAATGATTCCAGGACAGTGTTTTGTGTCACATGGGCTGTTGGTAAGGTGTGAATTTCCTGGTCAGATTCAATTAACTTTGAATTGTAGAGAAATGAAAATAGAATGACAAAAGAGGTGATGTGGGAAAATTCTCTCTCCTGGATGCATCCATGGCAACACTACAAATGGGTATAGGCCCCCCTTCTCCCCACCCGTTAATTGGACAGGAACCCCTAATTAAACAATACAAGAGAGACTCCCTCACCcaagtcttttttcctgtccccgTCACACTggacatttattttacttttgtgaCATACTTGGGTCTGTGGTACCCTTAGCCTATTGGGAGTTCAGCCTCCCTCCCCTTATTTTCAGTATTGTGCAATAGGAGGGCATTACACTGCTTTCTTCTGGTCAATCTAGAGCAGTATAAACCATTCATCCTGATCTAGGTCATTCAGCAGCAACAAGGAAGGGGAAAATAATATTTCAGACACGTTTATGGGATCAGCACCAAGTCTGCATATCCTGGTGATTGGTGACACCCGTGTGCATGTTACATTTAACTTTTATCCCTCAATAAAAACACTTGGCAAAGACAACTACATTGGCTTTAAGACAAGCACTTACGGGCACGTAAATATTGCTATTTATAGAGTCAGCAGTCCACGAATTGTTGGGAAAGAAAGTtattgctgcagaatttgttactgcaaaaaaatggacACAGAGGGATATTACCGGAATTGCTATTTGTGAAtttttgtaaagcgctacggaatctgttggcgctatataaatggcaataataaataaataaataaaacattttagggACAAGATGTGAGCAATCTGTGCAATTCTGAGTATCGCAAAAATGCTATAAATTTtatgaacaaaatataaacaGACAGCTTACTGAGAATTGCCGTGAATCCCAAAGAAATTAAAAGCCATTTTATAAAAATTCTATAAGtcaattttgttttcagtttggttatgttgactttgaattcccagcaattcttactttagtgaacaatcctgccatttaaagggacactatattgacCCAGATCCCATTTAGTTcactgacgtggtctgggtgcagtatccctgtcccacttagtcctgcaatgattacattgcaggactaagactgcctctaatggCTGGCACTTCCTGGTTGCTAATGGACTTTTTGTCCCCTAAATAAGGCTGAGACCATgttagaaatacagctttgtatttctttaattagttgaacacttttttatttattttatttttaataatcgtGAGTGTgcgcatttttttttcctatgcaTCATTTTATTGCTCCATTCACCCTTCCTGCAATCTGCCATATTTTCCTTTCGctcagagaaaaataaaatacaaaacaaaagaaactTACTGTACATTGTTATTATCTTTCTGCAAAACAAAACAGACAAATTAAAACTTCCAGAAGTACTGTTTCGAGGATAATTTTAGCAGAACATTCAGTGATTATTGTAGACCATGGATGTCAAACTTGCAGCCCACAACTAATATGTTTGCGGCCCGCGGCGAGGGAGCCGAGTGTAGCTCTCCGTGCTCAGCTTCCCACAGTGATGCcgtgagccggaatatgaagtcacattccggctcccggcatcactctgcggcgcaggGGGAGCTTAGCAGGGAGAGCTCAAAATCAATGCTCCTCACTGCCTGTTTGAATGTacacctgcccagcagccccagtaGACACCAGGTAAGACATCCACCCAGCTCTGCTAAAGGTAGGGaaactgggtggatttaaattaaaataattttagggagagggagagaacacacaggggcaggggtttagtagaggggggttgctttttttgtttttaatactgtacttttcaaaacaaacctacatTTCAATAACaatttgcatttttgttttgtggcccacttaaccccttaaggacacatgacatgtgtgacatgtcatgattcccttttattccagaagtttggtccttaaggggttaaaccttgtgTATATGGcccttgctagcctttgagtttgacatgattGTTGTAGACAGAATCCAATAAAAATAGTGAAATAattgactttttttaaaaaaaaattagaatgttttgttttctcatctgctataaattatttgaaaaacaaaGCATACTATATAAAtagcatatatataatataatataatgtgggTGAGCCTAATATAATAAAAGGTAGGTGCACAAACAGCTCCAAATGTTATTATACAATCATCAGTATAACAGGACATTTATCATAACACATGGGCTTTTTCAAAGTATAAGCAATAGGTGATTTTAACAAATACTGTTGAAATGCTGCATAGAGGAAGGATAGCCTCAAAAAACCAAAATCGCACCTCACTCTATCCACATAAATTAGAGAAGACATGGTTTAACATATCCATTACAAGATGCACTGAAAAACCCCTCAGGGATGAAACAAATGTCCATCAACGAGCAGGTAGGTATAGAGAAAGGTAGCCTCTTTGTTACAAGTgaagaaagaagaaaatataaaaataaaaccataaattgcaaaaacagaaaaagatgggCATCGTAATACCAACCTAAAGTCCATTATCAGCCAATTTATAGAATGTTTAGCTATGATTTCACCCAGTCTTAGGAGGCATATGGCAGAGAGGGACACAGCTATTTTGTTTCAATGGCGTCAGAACGCTGAAATCTTTCAAACAGCAGGCTTGTGAAAGTGGCGTTTCCAGCACAAAGTGAACGTACCCAAGCGGCTCCGCGTACGAGCTCCTTCTGCCCTTCAAAGGTCTTACACAGGATTTCAACACTACCTGGGAAAATGCTTTCCAAAGGCCATGTGTTATGATAATTGTCTTGTTATACCCGATTTATTATAGTatcctttactcccccctcccccccccaaaaaaaaacaattcatagCACATACACGGaaacaattctaacaaaataAAAGTGGATTCCTTATTTTTTGATTCATTTCCATCGTGCCAATTCTTGTTTGCTTGGATTCAGCACCTATTGCTTTGTTCACATTGGGAGGGAGTGAGTGTAACATTTAAATAGAAAAGGTCAAACCCACCTGGTATGTCATTTTATTAAATGGATGCACTGAATAAGTAATTAACACCTGTATGCAGCTTGCAGGAATCCACTGGATATTATACCTGCCCAAAAGGTGTGTCAGACACGGACATTCACTGCATACCATGTATATGCATGGAGTCAAGATGCaaactgatctcctttttcccttttttttttttttatgttcatcCATGCTATGCTGAATACACTGATACAATGAGTGAGTTCGTGGCTTGCCAATGACTAATATGGCGGCCACGATCTaaacggaagtgacgtcgcggtaaacgcgatacgtcacttccggtatcacGAACTTACACAACAGCTGATGGTAATATCCCTCGTTGTGTTCGGAAAACCGGAAGACATCATTAACCAATTGAAAAGGACTCTTTGGGTATTTAAACCAGCGGGAAACTCAAGcaggacaccgattgaaaaagccttttgtacaaggtgaaacgcgtctcgggagAGGACTCATTTTGGCACCATTTATTTATGGgagctttttatttgatttttatgtaagtgttttacaataaatttattttttaaatttgagtcCTTGACCTGCATCCACTTTACCTGCTAACAAGAAgagtagtgccctcttaaaggcacattgcCCATttaactgagagcccagtttggattggctcatttaaaggtgagcaagtttctgtatttgttcagatccattttttgtgttgaggataatacactaggactttggtccactgtccttctttctccctttctctgaggATTGATATACAGCCACTGAAGAAGCTTGGTATTTGCTTTATAATACCCCTGCGcctatgatttgagcctatctttttcaggctctgtaccatgtgagttcATTACCATACAACTCTTCTCTCCTTATCTACCTAGTCCAgacatactacaccattattTCCATTATATCTCATTCCATTTAGATTTTTCTACAATTACATCCCTTTATAAAAGGGTGAGTTGATATAttctttagcgctccactgggtcctgtttgttgtgacctttctaCTCTCATCACCCCACTGCtttgcatgttattgtgttaaggtttggaggtaccttcacgtgtgttgagctgcttagtcATACTAGATTCTTCATTTTATCATTGTTTGAGCGCCTCTATAGCACGGTTTTTTGTTACCATTCACTGCATACCCATGCTGTGTGAATgtgctggaataaaagggactaATCCCTCGCTCAAGCAAACAGACATACGGGAAAGGTAAGTTCTACAACAACGCTGGCACCTCCATGGCTAGCCACACATCCTTTGTTCAATTAATCAATAACAGCTTGCATTAGGGGGAATTGTCATGTATACTTTGTTTACCTCTGGTTGAAATTGGGTGATATCTGCCAAACCTATGTTAAAGGCACATACACTGGTTGAGTTCTTTTATGACCATCATTAAATGTAGTCGTTTGAGCCACAGTGGCATCTTTCCAGTGATCAAATGAACGAACAAAAAAAGACCCCCACAATCACAGAGGAACTCTCCATAAATCATTTTCTCATAGCAATATTAGCATAAGGTCTGGGTCCAGATAGAGTATATTATCATTGAATTAGACATGTGGTAAAGATTCAAAAATAAATCTCCctaatattttataacatttaatAGGAGTAGTCACTATAAAACTGATGGATAAAGATGGGTACAAGGCAGGCTGAGTTTTCAGTAACGAAGGGTGGGCTTCAAACAATGCCATATGCTGCAGTGCAAACCAGGTGTGTACAAGCCTGTATCTCCATATACAACTAGAAGTCATTTTAATATGGGGTCGGCAAGCATTACATTTCCTCTACCTGCTCTTATTTGATTTCAAGACTTTCAACAACACTGTAGATCTGTTCAAATAACAGAAGGGTTaaatttcacaagaaaaaaaataacaagcatCATAAAACTTCAAAACTTTATACACAAGTCAGAGGAAATGAAGCTACTATCATACAATGGGTTACTCTGGAGCAGAGTATCTCAATTTAAGTATTCACTCAGAGTTCTCCTCTCCACTTAAGTTGGCTTTTGTGCGGATGTTTTTTCGGTTACGTTTTTTTACTCCATGAAACCCCAAGGAGGAGCTTTCTGCCGTATCCGCTGTTGCCTCACTCTTCTCATGCACTTCCTCTTCCCATCCTCCAGAAACACTCATGTGTGGTGAATGTGACTCGCTTTTCTCACCAATGCCCCGAGCAACCTTTAGAGGCTTTGAGAAGAGAATCCTTCCGCCTCCACTGCTGGAAGAGTCTTGATTGAAAGGAAGAGAACATGGATCAGGTGACACAGTCTTCGCATCCTTTTTCTGCTTTAACTCTGCTAAGAAACTCAGGGCAGCATTACGGTTGATATGGTCACTTGATTCTGGCACTTGCTCCAGACTGTATTTAGTCCAGCGCTCTGGGTGTGTCAAGTAATCTGGCATTGTAGAAGCAGACTTTGCTGTATCTACTGCACCTGACTGCTGAGACACCTGACCAGATTTACCAGCATTTGGTGAATGAGAATCTGTGATATCCTTTGACTGACTTTTCTCTAATGGCTTTTTTGGCTTGGGAGTTTCGGTTGCCTCATCATCCGATGAGCTACTCTGATGTTTGACTCTCTCAATTTTCTGCCCAGGAGGCAAATGCATTTGCACTTCCTTCAGGGCTCCAAAGATGCCTTGGCTACGCTGAAAAAAAGTAGCATCGGTCCCCTTTAAAGTGAAAGGCACTACAGGTGGCCTTTCTACTCTATCTGGTTCAGCAGCATCTTCTAAATCATCTTCTTCCTCTGCACTATTATACGCAACATCAGCTTCATCTGATAATTCAGGATCTGAATCACTGAGTGAAAGGGTGTCAGGGTCTGCACGGGCTTCAAAGGCAAAAGCCCTGAATGGCTGAATGGGGTTGTCCTTTCTTTCTGGATCAGACATTGCTCAGGGTGTTGtggtgggagggggagaggctGCAGCAAAGAGAGATTTCCAAACAGTCAAAGAATCCAACACCTGATGAGAAAAGAAACCCAGTTTAACCAGCTGAACGTACACAACAAAGCAACACATCTAAGCTacatgtacagcgctgtggaatgtgatggcgctatataaataataaaataataatgtcagTAAGAAGGACACCAGCACTCCACTGGAACGCCATCATTCCCGCTGGACGTGACCATCTCAGTATCTTCTCTCCTTGAAAATGGCagtttttataattataattataattataagtaTTTTGGACCACATTCATAGAAATAAACTGCACACCATAAGAAATAGTTTGAAAAGTGCCATGTTGAAGAATTGCTCCAGttcagcaccagaaccactacatcccGATAATGTGGTTATGGTACTCAGATTATCCTATAATGGTTATGGTACCACTATGTCCCTGTTACCATGTCTTAACACGGAGTGCTGGTGCATGAATTCCAGCCCCTCAGAGTTATCACTAAATACGTTCTACGTATGAACaaattcattgactgagagtgccAGGTGATACATTCAGTCAGTCAATTCCAAACAAACCTGCATGAAATTTCTATTGGGAATGTCTACTTTATCTACTTCGGCAATATCTCTAATCAGGTGCAAGGGATGTGAAAACCTGATCAGCAGCAAACCTAAAACAAACATGGATGGTAATCCATCGGTTATGCAGAAAGGGAATTTCTTTAGTAATATCTCTGATGAAGTGTTAGCATCAAACCATTTAAAGATTGTTTAAAAATGACTGTAGAAACAAGGGCCTCcctcgttttttttttcctttttcctccgCCCCCTTTTCTTCCTCCCTTCCCctagtttttttcctttttcctccgCCACCCAACCCCTAGCTTTCCTTTTTCCTCCGCCCCCCATTACCCTAGCTTTCCTTTTTCCTCCGCCCCTTTTTCTTCCTCCCTTCCCCTAGTTTTTTTCCTCCGCCACCCAACCCCTAGCTTTCCTTTTTCCTCCGCCCCCCCATTCCCCTAGCTTTCCtttttccttcgcccccgcctccccctagctttcctttttccttcgcccccgcctccccctagctttcctttttccttcgcccccgcctccccctagctttcctttttccttcgcccccgcctccccctagctttcctttttccttcgcccccgcctccccctagctttcctttttccttcgcccccgcctccccctagctttcctttttccttcgcccccgcctccccctagctttcctttttccttcgcccccgcctccccctagctttcctttttccttcgcccccgcctccccctagctttcctttttccttcgcccccgcctccccctagctttcctttttccttcgcccccgcctccccctagctttcctttttccttcgcccccgcctccccctagctttcctttttccttcgcccccgcctccccctagctttcctttttccttcgcccccgcctccccctagctttcctttttccttcgcccccgcctccccctagctttcctttttccttcgcccccgcctccccctagctttcctttttccttcgcccccgcctccccctagctttcctttttccttcgcccccgcctccccctagctttcctttttccttcgcccccgcctccccctagctttcctttttccttcgcccccgcctccccctagctttcctttttccttcgcccccgccTCCCCCTAGCTTTCTTTTCCTTCGCCCCCGCCTCCCCCTAGCTTTCATTTTCCTTCGCCCCCGCCTCCCCCTAGCTTTCCgttttccttcgcccccgcctccccctagctttcagttttccttcgcccccgcctccccctagctttcagttttccttcgcccccgcctccccctagctttcagttttccttcgcccccgcctccccctagctttcagttttccttcgcccccgcctccccctagctttcagttttccttcgcccccgcctccccctagctttcagttttccttcgcccccgcctccccctagctttcagttttccttcgcccccgcctccccctagctttcagttttccttcgcccccgcctccccctagctttcagttttccttcgcccccgcctccccctagctttcagttttccttcgcccccgcctccccctagctttcagttttccttcgcccccgcctccccctagctttcagttttccttcgcccccgcctccccctagctttcagttttccttcgcccccgcctccccctagctttcagttttccttcgcccccgcctccccctagctttcagttttccttcgcccccgcctccccctagctttcagttttccttcgcccccgcctccccctagctttcagttttccttcgcccccgcctccccctagctttcagttttccttcgcccccgcctccccctagctttcagttttccttcgcccccgcctccccctagctttcagttttccttcgcccccgcctccccctagctttcagttttccttcgcccccgcctccccctagctttcagttttccttcgcccccgcctccccctagctttcagttttccttcgcccccgcctccccctagctttcagttttccttcgcccccgcctccccctagctttcagttttccttcgcccccgcctccccctagctttcagttttccttcgcccccgcctccccctagctttcagttttccttcgcccccgcctccccctagctttcagttttccttcgcccccgcctccccctagctttcagttttccttcgcccccgcctccccctagctttcagttttccttcgcccccgcctccccctagctttcagttttccttcgcccccgcctccccctagctttcagttttccttcgcccccgcgtccccctagctttcagttttccttcgcccccgcgtccccctagctttcagttttccttcgcccccgcgtccccctagctttcagttttccttcgcccccgcgtccccctagctttcagttttccttcgcccccgcgtccccctagctttcagttttccttcgcccccgcgtccccctagctttcagttttccttcgcccccgcgtccccctagctttcagttttccttcgcccccgcgtccccctagctttcagttttccttcgcccccgcgtccccctagctttcagttttccttcgcccccgcgtccccctagctttcagttttccttcgcccccgcgtcccctagctttcagttttccttcgcccccgcgtccccctagctttcagttttccttcgcccccgcgtccccctagctttcagttttccttcgcccccgcgtcccctagctttcagttttccttcgcccccgcttccccctagctttcagttttccttcgcccccgcgtccccctagctttcagttttccttcgcccccgcgtccccctagctttcagttttccttcgcccccgcgtccccctagctttcagttttccttcgcccccgcgtcccctagctttcagttttccttcgcccccgcgtccccctagctttcagttttccttcgcccccgcgtccccctagctttcagttttccttcgcccccgcgtcccctagctttcagttttccttcgcccccgcgtccccctagctttcagttttccttcgcccccgcgtccccctagctttcagttttccttcgcccccgcgtccccctagctttcagttttccttcgcccccgcgtccccctagctttcagttttccttcgcccccgcgtccccctagctttcagttttccttcgcccccgcgtccccctagctttcagttttccttcgcccccgcgtccccctagctttcagttttccttcgcccccgcgtccccctagctttcagttttccttcgcccccgcgtccccctagctttcagttttccttcgcccccgcgtccccctagctttcagttttccttcgcccccgcgtccccctagctttcagttttccttcgcccccgcgtccccctagctttcagttttccttcgcccccgcgtccccctagctttcagttttccttcgcccccgcgtccccctagctttcagttttccttcgcccccgcgtccccctagctttcagttttccttcgcccccgcgtccccctagctttcagttttccttcgcccccgcgtccccctagctttcagttttccttcgcccccgcgtccccctagctttcagttttccttcgcccccgcgtccccctagctttcagttttccttcgcccccgcgtccccctagctttcagttttccttcgcccccgcgtccccctagctttcagttttccttcgcccccgcgtccccctagctttcagttttccttcgcccccgcgtccccctagctttcagttttccttcgcccccgcgtccccctagctttcagttttccttcgcccccgcgtccccctagctttcagttttccttcgcccccgcgtccccctagctttcagttttccttcgcccccgcgtccccctagctttcagttttccttcgcccccgcgtccccctagctttcagttttccttcgcccccgcgtccccctagctttcagttttccttcgcccccgcgtccccctagctttcagttttccttcgcccccgcgtccccctagctttcagttttccttcgcccccgcgtccccctagctttcagttttccttcgcccccgcgtccccctagctttcagttttccttcgcccccgcgtccccctagctttcagttttccttcgcccccgcgtccccctagctttcagttttccttcgcccccgcgtccccctagctttcagttttccttcgcccccgcgtccccctagctttcagttttccttcgcccccgcgtccccctagctttcagttttccttcgcccccgcgtccccctagctttcagttttccttcgcccccgcgtccccctagctttcagttttccttcgcccccgcgtccccctagctttcagttttccttcgcccccgcgtccccctagctttcagttttccttcgcccccgcgtccccctagctttcagttttccttcgcccccgcgtccccctagctttcagttttccttcgcccccgcgtccccctagctttcagttttccttcgcccccgcgtccccctagctttcagttttccttcgcccccgcgtccccctagctttcagttttccttcgcccccgcgtccccctagctttcagttttccttcgcccccgcgtccccctagctttcagttttccttcgcccccgcgtccccctagctttcagttttccttcgcccccgcgtccccctagctttcagttttccttcgcccccgcgtccccctagctttcagttttccttcgcccccgcgtccccctagctttcagttttccttcgcccccgcgtccccctagctttcagttttccttcgcccccgcgtccccctagctttcagttttccttcgcccccgcgtccccctagctttcagttttccttcgcccccgcgtccccctagctttcagttttccttcgcccccgcgtccccctagctttcagttttccttcgcccccgcgtccccctagctttcagttttccttcgcccccgcgtccccctagctttcagttttccttcgcccccgcgtccccctagctttcagttttccttcgcccccgcgtccccctagctttcagttttccttcgcccccgcgtccccctagctttcagttttccttcgcccccgcgtccccctagctttcagttttccttcgcccccgcgtccccctagctttcagttttccttcgcccccgcgtccccctagctttcagttttccttcgcccccgcgtccccctagctttcagttttccttcgcccccgcgtccccctagctttctgttttccttcgcccccgcgtccccctagctttcagttttccttcgcccccgcgtccccctagctttgttttccttcgcccccgcgtccccctagctttgttttccttcgcccccgcgtccccctagctttgttttccttcgcccccgcgtccccctagctttgttttccttcgcccccgcgtccccctagctttgttttccttcgcccccgcgtccccctagctttgtt contains:
- the TSSC4 gene encoding U5 small nuclear ribonucleoprotein TSSC4 encodes the protein MSDPERKDNPIQPFRAFAFEARADPDTLSLSDSDPELSDEADVAYNSAEEEDDLEDAAEPDRVERPPVVPFTLKGTDATFFQRSQGIFGALKEVQMHLPPGQKIERVKHQSSSSDDEATETPKPKKPLEKSQSKDITDSHSPNAGKSGQVSQQSGAVDTAKSASTMPDYLTHPERWTKYSLEQVPESSDHINRNAALSFLAELKQKKDAKTVSPDPCSLPFNQDSSSSGGGRILFSKPLKVARGIGEKSESHSPHMSVSGGWEEEVHEKSEATADTAESSSLGFHGVKKRNRKNIRTKANLSGEENSE